The Papaver somniferum cultivar HN1 unplaced genomic scaffold, ASM357369v1 unplaced-scaffold_107, whole genome shotgun sequence genome includes a region encoding these proteins:
- the LOC113327712 gene encoding subtilisin-like protease SBT1.4 — MPTSRASANFLLIIIFLVSPLLSLATSYNQEDNEQLKTFIVFVSKPDKPSVFLSHLTWYDATLASLRTPASSSNNQHHKPRQIIYAYDHAMHGFAARLTLSQASHLRNVPGIVSVLPEQSHQLHTTRTPQFLGLDDKVGIWPESGYGDDVIVGVFDSGIWPERRSFHDEGLGPVPERWKGICEVGPDFPKESCNKKIIGARTFSKGYEAFLLQSKMNVSAAKSISARDMKGHGTHCASIAAGSAVPGASLGPYAAGVAQGMAPRARIAVYKVCWPDVVCLESDILAAFESAIADGVDVISMSLGLEPLPYNQQLAMIGAFHAMQKGITVSCSAGNHGPAPKTVTNLAPWVLTVGASTIDREFPANVILGDKTVLPGVSLFYGKSNLSESNVLVYGGDCGSETCEEGKLDVNKVKGNIVVCETGGVRAAAAYAVKLAGGIGVILVESKNRGESLSAIPHLIPGTTISYKSGRKIRNYIRTTNESRKYYPVAMIEFKGTSIGFSPSSPKIVAVSSRGPNPITPEILKPDIIAPGFNILAAWTGSNALTKVKEDRRMVEFSMQSGTSMACPHVSGIAALLKSVHPTWSPGAIKSAIMTTAYNVDNSRKNITRLADGKYATLFELGSGHVDPNKALHPGLVYDVETKDYAQFLCSINYSSRIISEIFVHKKVDCRQSPMASPGDLNYPSFSVVFKSGINTVKYERTVKNVGPKADAVYKVKINSPPSVNITVSPGKLVFSKKDQFLSYKISFSSRSNDMKVTGSGEDKQWSFGSIEWTDGEHNVRSPIAFIWDSTTNTSLIS; from the coding sequence ATGCCTACCAGCAGAGCTTCTGCaaattttcttcttattattatattTCTAGTATCTCCATTACTTTCTCTTGCAACATCTTATAATCAGGAAGATAATGAACAGCTAAAGACGTTCATTGTTTTCGTCTCCAAACCTGATAAGCCATCCGTCTTTCTATCTCACCTTACGTGGTACGATGCAACTCTAGCATCTCTTCGCACTCCTGCTTCTTCATCTAATAATCAACATCATAAGCCTCGACAAATCATCTACGCTTACGACCATGCAATGCATGGCTTTGCTGCTCGACTCACGCTTTCTCAAGCGTCCCATCTTCGCAATGTTCCCGGAATAGTATCTGTCCTCCCTGAGCAAAGTCACCAACTCCACACCACACGTACTCCTCAGTTTCTCGGTCTTGATGACAAAGTCGGGATCTGGCCGGAATCAGGTTATGGCGATGATGTCATTGTCGGCGTCTTTGATAGCGGGATTTGGCCGGAAAGGCGCAGTTTCCATGACGAGGGTTTAGGTCCAGTACCTGAAAGATGGAAAGGTATCTGTGAGGTAGGACCTGATTTTCCAAAAGAATCCTGCAACAAGAAGATAATAGGTGCTAGGACTTTTTCGAAAGGATATGAAGCGTTTTTGCTTCAAAGCAAAATGAATGTGAGCGCTGCAAAATCAATATCAGCGAGAGATATGAAGGGGCATGGTACTCATTGTGCATCAATTGCAGCTGGATCTGCTGTTCCAGGTGCTTCATTAGGTCCATATGCAGCTGGAGTAGCGCAAGGAATGGCACCTAGGGCAAGAATTGCTGTTTACAAGGTCTGTTGGCCAGACGTTGTTTGTCTTGAATCAGATATACTTGCTGCCTTTGAAAGCGCTATTGCAGACGGAGTGGATGTGATTTCTATGTCACTCGGGTTGGAACCTCTACCATATAATCAGCAGCTAGCCATGATTGGAGCTTTCCATGCTATGCAGAAAGGGATTACTGTTTCGTGCTCTGCAGGAAACCATGGACCTGCACCAAAGACCGTAACGAATCTCGCACCATGGGTACTGACGGTTGGAGCATCAACAATTGACAGGGAATTTCCCGCAAATGTGATTTTAGGCGATAAAACTGTTCTTCCCGGTGTTTCATTGTTTTATGGCAAAAGCAACCTTTCGGAATCTAATGTACTAGTTTATGGTGGTGACTGCGGTAGTGAAACCTGCGAAGAAGGGAAATTAGATGTCAACAAAGTTAAGGGAAATATTGTTGTTTGTGAGACTGGTGGCGTTAGAGCTGCTGCGGCGTATGCAGTGAAATTAGCCGGTGGAATTGGAGTAATTCTTGTGGAATCCAAAAACAGAGGAGAAAGTTTATCTGCTATTCCACATCTAATTCCTGGGACTACGATTAGTTATAAAAGTGGTCGTAAGATTCGAAATTATATAAGAACGACGAATGAATCACGAAAATACTATCCAGTAGCTATGATTGAATTTAAAGGAACATCAATTGGTTTTTCACCATCGTCTCCAAAAATTGTTGCAGTTTCCAGTCGTGGTCCAAATCCAATAACGCCAGAGATTCTTAAACCGGACATTATTGCTCCCGGTTTCAATATCTTGGCTGCTTGGACTGGATCCAATGCTCTAACCAAGGTGAAAGAAGATCGGAGGATGGTCGAATTCAGTATGCAATCAGGTACTTCCATGGCATGCCCTCACGTTAGTGGAATCGCTGCCTTGCTTAAAAGTGTTCATCCTACATGGTCTCCGGGTGCAATTAAGTCCGCCATAATGACAACTGCTTACAATGTGGATAATTCGCGGAAAAATATCACACGGCTTGCTGATGGAAAATATGCGACATTGTTCGAGCTTGGGTCAGGTCATGTTGATCCAAACAAAGCCCTTCACCCAGGTTTAGTATACGACGTGGAAACTAAAGATTATGCACAATTCTTGTGCTCCATAAACTATTCCTCCAGAATAATCTCAGAGATATTCGTCCATAAAAAGGTTGATTGCAGGCAGTCTCCGATGGCAAGTCCAGGTGACCTGAACTATCCTTCATTCTCTGTTGTTTTCAAATCGGGAATTAATACGGTGAAGTATGAAAGAACGGTAAAGAATGTTGGACCGAAAGCAGATGCAGTTTATAAGGTTAAGATAAACTCTCCACCATCTGTTAATATCACTGTTTCACCTGGGAAGCTTGTGTTCAGTAAAAAAGATCAATTTTTATCCTACAAAATCTCATTTTCAAGTAGGTCAAATGATATGAAAGTAACAGGCTCGGGTGAGGACAAACAATGGAGTTTCGGGTCCATCGAATGGACCGACGGAGAACACAACGTAAGGAGTCCAATTGCGTTCATCTGGGATTCGACTACTAATACCAGCTTGATATCTTGA